In one window of Nicotiana tabacum cultivar K326 chromosome 12, ASM71507v2, whole genome shotgun sequence DNA:
- the LOC107770981 gene encoding putative transcription elongation factor SPT5 homolog 1 produces the protein MPRQRDYDDGDVEPEEEEEDVYEEEDVYEEEEEEDDHRGKSGRKRRRSDFIDDVAEEDDDEEEDDDDEDYGGGGGGGRRRPKRRTGSEFFDLEAAVDSDEDEEEEEGEDDFIVDGGAEIPDEDGARREYRHRMLPHDDQEEDLEELTRSIQQRYARSAHVEYDEEATDVEQQALLPSVRDPKLWIVKCGIGHEREVAVCLMQKAIDRGSELQIRSVVALDHLQGYIYIEADKEAHVREACKGMRSIYAQKVTLVPIKEMTDVLSVESKAVDLTRDTWVRMKTGTYKGDLAKVVDVYYDTQRVTVKLIPRIDLQALSNKLEGREVQKKKAFIPPPRFMNIDEAREMNIRVERKRHQSGDYFENIGGMLFKDGFLYKTVAMKSISTMNVQPSFDELEKFRQPGEGGDGDMASLSTLFSNRKKGHFMKGDRVIVVKGDLKNLKGCVEKVEENTVHIRPSVKELQDTLAVSDKELCKYFEPGNHVKVISGSSEGATGMVVSVEGHVVNLVSDTTKELLRVFADNVVESSEVTSGLTRIGEYELHDLVILDNKSFGVIIRVDSEAFQVLKGVPDRPEVALVRLREIKGKIEKKGNAQDRFKNQLAVKDVVKVLEGPCKGKQGPVEHIFRGIVFIYDRHHLEHAGYICAKTQSCVLIGGSRANGDRNGNPFSSRFANLRTPPRAPQSPTRSFRGGPPMSYGRGHRGGRGHDALIGADVKIRLGPFKGCKGRVKDIKGTSVRVELEAQMKVVTVDRNHIADNVNVTTPFREPSRYGLGSETPSHPSRTPLHPFMTPMRDPGATPIHDGMRTPMRDRAWNSMSPPRDNWEEGNPASWGSSPQYQPSSPRSRAYEAPTPGSGWTNTPSGNYSDAGTPRDNGSAYANAPSPYLPSTPGGQPPMTPSSAYIPGTPGGQPMTPGSGGLDMMSPVGGGDTEGPWLLPDILVNVRKSNDDTVTGVVHDVLADGSCSVGLGSSGNGDTIIVHPTEIEIVVPKKSDKIKIMGGPQRGATGKLIGVDGTDGIVKVDDTLDVKILDMVLLAKLAHA, from the exons ATGCCGCGTCAACGGGACTACGACGATGGCGATGTGGAAccggaggaggaagaagaggacGTGTACGAAGAGGAGGACGTGTacgaagaggaggaagaagaagatgatcaTAGAGGAAAGAGTGGACGCAAACGGCGTAGATCGGATTTTATTGATGACGTGGCggaggaagatgatgatgaagaggaagacGATGATGATGAGGATTATGgtggcggcggcggcggcggcagACGACGCCCTAAAAGGAGGACTGGTTCAGAATTTTTTGATCTCGAAGCTGCTGTAGATAGTGATGAGGacgaggaggaagaagaaggcgaAGACG ATTTCATAGTAGATGGGGGAGCGGAGATACCTGACGAGGATGGTGCCAGACGTGAATATCGTCACCGGATGTTGCCACATGATGACCAAGAAGAAGACCTTGAGGAGCTTACGAGAAGCATTCAGCAAAGATATGCGAGGTCAGCTCATGTGGAGTATGATGAGGAAGCAACAGATGTTGAGCAGCAAGCTCTCTTGCCATCTGTCAGGGATCCTAAGCTGTGGATAGTGAAATGTGGG ATTGGTCATGAGAGGGAGGTCGCTGTTTGCCTAATGCAAAAGGCGATTGATAGAGGATCAGAATTGCAAATTCGATCAGTTGTAGCCCTCGATCATCTTcagggctatatatatatagaagcaGACAAAGAAGCCCACGTGAGGGAG GCTTGCAAGGGTATGCGCAGTATATATGCCCAAAAAGTAACACTAGTTCCTATCAAAGAGATGACTGATGTCCTTTCCGTTGAAAGCAAAGCGGTTGATCTTACGAGGGATACTTGGGTCAGAATGAAGACGGGAACTTACAAGGGAGACCTTGCGAAG GTTGTGGATGTATATTATGACACACAGAGGGTCACTGTAAAATTAATTCCACGGATTGACTTACAGGCTCTCTCTAACAAGTTG GAAGGAAGGGAAGTTCAAAAGAAAAAGGCATTTATTCCTCCGCCACGCTTTATGAATATTGATGAAGCTAG AGAAATGAATATACGTGTAGAGCGTAAGCGACACCAGTCAGGTGACTATTTTGAGAATATCGGAGGTATGCTGTTCAAAGATGGTTTCTTATATAAGACAGTAGCTATGAAATCAATCAGCACCATGAACGTACAGCCAAGTTTTGATGAACTTGAGAAGTTTCGCCAACCTGGTGAGGGTGGGGATGGTGATATGGCTAGTCTATCTACTTTGTTTTCCAATAGAAAGAAAGGTCATTTTATGAAGGGTGACCGCGTTATTGTGGTGAAGGGGGATCTCAAGAACTTGAAAGGATGTGTTGAGAAAGTTGAGGAAAATACTGTTCATATCAGACCAAGTGTGAAAGAACTTCAG GACACTCTGGCTGTTAGTGACAAAGAGCTCTGCAAGTACTTTGAGCCCGGAAATCACGTGAAAGTAATATCTGGTTCATCTGAAGGTGCAACCGGTATGGTTGTTTCTGTTGAGGGGCATGTGGTAAACTTGGTATCAGATACAACCAAGGAGCTT CTCCGTGTATTTGCTGATAATGTTGTTGAGAGCTCTGAAGTAACATCTGGTCTCACTCGTATTGGGGAGTATGAGCTCCATGACCTTGTAATACTAGA CAATAAGAGTTTTGGTGTGATTATACGTGTAGATAGTGAAGCCTTCCAG GTCCTTAAGGGAGTACCTGATAGACCTGAGGTAGCACTTGTTAGACTTAGAGAGATCAAAGGGAAAATTGAGAAGAAAGGGAATGCCCAAGATCGGTTTAAGAACCAGTTAGCGGTGAAAGACGTGGTAAAAGTTCTTGAGGGTCCATGCAAA GGAAAACAAGGTCCTGTAGAACACATCTTCAGAGGAATTGTTTTTATTTATGATCGCCATCACCTTGAGCATGCTGGTTATATTTGTGCCAAAACACAATCTTGTGTGTTGATTGGTGGCTCGCGGGCAAATGGTGATCGAAAT GGTAACCCCTTCTCATCAAGATTTGCGAATCTCAGAACTCCACCACGTGCTCCTCAATCTCCCACAAGATCTTTTAGAGGTGGCCCACCTATGAGCT ATGGAAGAGGGCATAGAGGTGGAAGAGGGCATGATGCTTTAATTGGAGCTGATGTGAAAATTCGTCTTGGGCCATTTAAAGGTTGCAAGGGGCGTGTTAAAGATATTAAAGGAACTTCAGTCCGTGTTGAACTGGAAGCCCAGATGAAAGTTGTTACAG TTGATCGCAATCATATTGCGGATAATGTGAACGTGACAACACCATTCCG GGAACCATCTAGATATGGTTTGGGAAGTGAAACACCATCACATCCTTCAAGGACTCCACTCCACCCATTTATGACACCTATGAGAGATCCTGGAG CAACACCTATCCATGATGGCATGAGGACGCCAATGCGTGACAGAGCATGGAATTCAATGAGTCCGCCTAG GGACAATTGGGAAGAGGGAAACCCTGCTTCCTGGGGGTCAAGTCCACAATATCAG CCGTCTAGCCCTCGTTCAAGGGCTTATGAAGCACCTACTCCTGGTTCTGGTTGGACCAACACTCCCAGCGGTAATTACAGTGATGCTGGGACCCCAAGAGACAACGGTTCTGCATATG CTAATGCTCCAAGTCCTTACTTGCCGTCAACTCCTGGTGGACAACCACCAATGACACCGAGCTCAGCATATATACCTGGTACTCCTGGCGGGCAGCCAATGACTCCTGGAAGTGGTGGGCTGGATATGATGTCACCTGTAGGAG GTGGGGATACCGAAGGTCCTTGGCTCTTGCCTGATATCTTGGTCAATGTACGGAAGTCCAATGATGATACTGTCACTGGAGTTGTCCATGACGTGCTAGCG GATGGTTCTTGTAGCGTTGGTCTTGGATCGAGCGGCAATGGTGACACTATCATTGTACACCCAACTGAAATTGAGATAGTTGTACCAAAGAAGTCGGATAAGATCAAGATCATGGGTGGTCCCCAACGTGGTGCCACTGGTAAGCTTATTGGTGTTGATGGCACTGACGGGATTGTAAAGGTTGATGATACTCTTGATGTTAAAATTTTAGACATGGTACTTTTGGCGAAGTTAGCGCATGCATAG